A part of Aegilops tauschii subsp. strangulata cultivar AL8/78 chromosome 2, Aet v6.0, whole genome shotgun sequence genomic DNA contains:
- the LOC109770283 gene encoding organic cation/carnitine transporter 7 isoform X2, with the protein MEGGRKGFLFTAIMTSGAGFLSAFSPNYVALMALRFLVGIGLGGGPVLGSWFLEFVPAPSRGTWMVVLSAFWTVGTIFEASLAWVVMPKFGWRWLLALSSVPSLLLLLFYAITPESPRFLCMKGRTMEAVDVLEKMARLNGAQLPSGKLVSDKNIELDEVSESATLLAATAKAAKEEENDNIKEDEGSDFGGFKSVSKLLSPKLLRATLLLWMAFFGNAFSYYGIVLLTSELSNGNRICAKQEVESVHSNNSSLYKNVFISSFAEIPGSFVSIMIVDRIGRRLSMASMLFTSCVFLFPLVFSRTEILTRISLFGARLCISASFTIVYIYAPEIYPTSVRTTGIGVASSVGRIGGILCPLVAVALVHNCHQTTAILLFELVVFLSGVAVMFFPFETKGCRLNDTEADMH; encoded by the exons ATGGAAGGAGGCAG GAAAGGGTTTCTCTTTACTGCCATTATGACGAGTGGAGCTGGATTCCTGAGTGCCTTTTCTCCAAACTATGTAGCTTTAATGGCTCTACGGTTTTTAGTTGGTATTGGCTTGGGAGGAGGACCTGTTCTTGGATCTTGGTTCTTGGAATTTGTTCCTGCTCCAAGTAGAGGAACTTGGATGGTGGTACTCTCAGCATTTTGGACTGTCGGTACCATCTTTGAGGCTTCGCTTGCATGG GTAGTTATGCCCAAGTTTGGCTGGAGGTGGTTGCTAGCATTATCATCTGTTCCGTCTCTCCTCCTGCTTTTGTTTTATGCTATCACACCAGAGTCGCCAAGGTTCCTCTGCATGAAAGGCAGAACAATGGAGGCTGTGGATGTGCTGGAGAAAATGGCAAGGTTAAACGGTGCACAACTCCCTTCGGGTAAGCTTGTTTCCGACAAGAACATTGAGCTAGATGAAGTTTCCGAGTCGGCAACGCTTCTGGCTGCTACTGCTAAAGCTGCTAAAGAAGAAGAAAACGACAACATCAAGGAAGACGAAGGTTCTGATTTTGGAGGTTTCAAGTCTGTTTCTAAGCTGCTGTCACCAAAATTGCTCAGAGCAACTCTGCTTCTGTGGATGGCTTTCTTCGGGAATGCATTTTCTTATTATGGTATTGTTCTGTTGACATCGGAGTTAAGTAACGGAAATAGGATATGTGCAAAACAGGAGGTTGAATCTGTACACTCGAACAACTCAAGCCTGTACAAAAACGTGTTTATTTCTAGCTTTGCAG AGATTCCAGGGTCATTCGTGTCGATCATGATCGTGGATAGAATTGGGCGAAGGCTTTCAATGGCTTCGATGCTCTTCACTAGCTGTGTCTTTTTATTCCCGCTAGTTTTTTCCCGCACAGAAATACTGACAAGAATCTCATTATTCGGTGCCCGGCTCTGCATTTCTGCAAGCTTCACAATCGTATACATATATGCTCCCGAG ATCTACCCAACCTCTGTGAGGACAACAGGCATTGGCGTCGCCAGCTCGGTGGGCAGGATCGGCGGCATTCTGTGCCCCCTCGTCGCCGTTGCTCTGGTGCACAACTGCCATCAGACGACCGCGATCCTCCTCTTCGAGCTCGTGGTGTTCCTCTCAGGGGTGGCCGTCATGTTCTTCCCTTTCGAGACGAAAGGCTGTAGGCTCAACGACACCGAGGCCGATATGCATTGA
- the LOC109770283 gene encoding organic cation/carnitine transporter 7 isoform X1 yields the protein MLSKPPSDPAGKLSIEMMEDEQSATYTVDDALISSGFGKYQILILSYAGIGLIAEAMEMMLLSFVGPSVQLEWNLTAHQESMITSVVFVGMLIGAYSWGVVSDNYGRRKGFLFTAIMTSGAGFLSAFSPNYVALMALRFLVGIGLGGGPVLGSWFLEFVPAPSRGTWMVVLSAFWTVGTIFEASLAWVVMPKFGWRWLLALSSVPSLLLLLFYAITPESPRFLCMKGRTMEAVDVLEKMARLNGAQLPSGKLVSDKNIELDEVSESATLLAATAKAAKEEENDNIKEDEGSDFGGFKSVSKLLSPKLLRATLLLWMAFFGNAFSYYGIVLLTSELSNGNRICAKQEVESVHSNNSSLYKNVFISSFAEIPGSFVSIMIVDRIGRRLSMASMLFTSCVFLFPLVFSRTEILTRISLFGARLCISASFTIVYIYAPEIYPTSVRTTGIGVASSVGRIGGILCPLVAVALVHNCHQTTAILLFELVVFLSGVAVMFFPFETKGCRLNDTEADMH from the exons ATGCTATCCAAGCCACCCTCTGATCCGGCCGGCAAGCTCTCGATCGAAATG ATGGAGGACGAACAATCAGCCACATATACTGTGGATGACGCCCTTATATCTTCAGGTTTTGGGAAGTACCAAATATTGATTCTCTCCTATGCTGGGATAGGCTTAATCGCAGAAGCAATGGAGATGATGCTGCTATCATTTGTTGGCCCATCCGTTCAGTTAGAATGGAATCTTACTGCTCACCAGGAAAGCATGATTACAAGTGTTGTTTTTGTTGGAATGCTAATAGGAGCTTATTCTTGGGGTGTGGTCTCAGATAACTATGGAAGGAG GAAAGGGTTTCTCTTTACTGCCATTATGACGAGTGGAGCTGGATTCCTGAGTGCCTTTTCTCCAAACTATGTAGCTTTAATGGCTCTACGGTTTTTAGTTGGTATTGGCTTGGGAGGAGGACCTGTTCTTGGATCTTGGTTCTTGGAATTTGTTCCTGCTCCAAGTAGAGGAACTTGGATGGTGGTACTCTCAGCATTTTGGACTGTCGGTACCATCTTTGAGGCTTCGCTTGCATGG GTAGTTATGCCCAAGTTTGGCTGGAGGTGGTTGCTAGCATTATCATCTGTTCCGTCTCTCCTCCTGCTTTTGTTTTATGCTATCACACCAGAGTCGCCAAGGTTCCTCTGCATGAAAGGCAGAACAATGGAGGCTGTGGATGTGCTGGAGAAAATGGCAAGGTTAAACGGTGCACAACTCCCTTCGGGTAAGCTTGTTTCCGACAAGAACATTGAGCTAGATGAAGTTTCCGAGTCGGCAACGCTTCTGGCTGCTACTGCTAAAGCTGCTAAAGAAGAAGAAAACGACAACATCAAGGAAGACGAAGGTTCTGATTTTGGAGGTTTCAAGTCTGTTTCTAAGCTGCTGTCACCAAAATTGCTCAGAGCAACTCTGCTTCTGTGGATGGCTTTCTTCGGGAATGCATTTTCTTATTATGGTATTGTTCTGTTGACATCGGAGTTAAGTAACGGAAATAGGATATGTGCAAAACAGGAGGTTGAATCTGTACACTCGAACAACTCAAGCCTGTACAAAAACGTGTTTATTTCTAGCTTTGCAG AGATTCCAGGGTCATTCGTGTCGATCATGATCGTGGATAGAATTGGGCGAAGGCTTTCAATGGCTTCGATGCTCTTCACTAGCTGTGTCTTTTTATTCCCGCTAGTTTTTTCCCGCACAGAAATACTGACAAGAATCTCATTATTCGGTGCCCGGCTCTGCATTTCTGCAAGCTTCACAATCGTATACATATATGCTCCCGAG ATCTACCCAACCTCTGTGAGGACAACAGGCATTGGCGTCGCCAGCTCGGTGGGCAGGATCGGCGGCATTCTGTGCCCCCTCGTCGCCGTTGCTCTGGTGCACAACTGCCATCAGACGACCGCGATCCTCCTCTTCGAGCTCGTGGTGTTCCTCTCAGGGGTGGCCGTCATGTTCTTCCCTTTCGAGACGAAAGGCTGTAGGCTCAACGACACCGAGGCCGATATGCATTGA